Proteins encoded in a region of the Planococcus citri chromosome 1, ihPlaCitr1.1, whole genome shotgun sequence genome:
- the LOC135833064 gene encoding esterase E4-like, with protein MTDRVLVSVKEGKIRGIRRTSEYSGAVYYSFFGVPYGHPPTGSLRFKDPVKANPWKNIYDATVEKPGCVQFSVKLCRYAGTEDCLFNNIHTPELPTKSTPLKPVIVAVHPGGYLHGSPNEDEFGTTSYFMHRDILYVSIAHRLHILGFLNLGIKECSGNQSLKDIILSLRWLKENISSFGGDPDNITMMGSSSGGATIHMLMLSPLAKGLFHKAVIMAGNAFDPTALFQNTNEDVAVKLACSMGYKGDPEDKKKLLSFFKKANPVQLINEQRQLLVKDFRRDIASILPCGIFLPSVDQGENAVLPEFPRNLIPSTHRIPILIGYCERESALGFAKGTVGESTKKNFKTAIRQNAWGWGRDLTDDDIEKINEQIESFYFDGKSIKQASLLKMIDVQTGAVMSDVYDGLINVVSPDAPVYVYEFQFEGEILTIKNGLMNFYDERLPGTFHGDDCFYWNCMSDPSGRTKEIVDTFTKIVTTFARNGDPNFEELHVHWRPTKPDSPCYLNIDNKIEMIDSRLHEEKLVFWDKIKKEFGK; from the exons ATGACAGATCGAGTATTGGTTTCTGTAAAGGAAGGAAAAATTCGCGGCATCAGAAGGACTTCCGAATACTCAGGAGCTGTATATTATTCGTTTTTTGGAGTTCCCTACGGACACCCACCTACAGGTTCATTGCGATTCAAA GATCCTGTGAAAGCGAACCCCTGGAAAAACATTTACGATGCTACAGTTGAAAAACCAGGTTGTGTACAGTTTTCAGTAAAACTATGTCGATATGCTGGAACGGAAGACTGTTTATTCAATAACATACACACCCCTGAA TTGCCAACAAAATCCACCCCTTTGAAACCTGTAATCGTTGCTGTTCATCCTGGAGGATACCTTCACGGTTCTCCCAACGAAGATGAATTTGGAACTACTTCCTATTTCATGCATCGTGACATTTTATACGTTAGTATTGCACATCGATTGCATAttttag GTTTCCTGAATTTAGGAATAAAAGAATGTTCTGGAAATCAAAGTCTTAAAGATATAATATTGTCGCTGAGATGGCTGAAAGAAAATATTAGCTCTTTTGGAGGAGACCCAGACAACATTACTATGATGGGAAGTAGCAGTGGTGGGGCAACCATTCATATGCTGATGTTATCACCACTAGCAAAAG GACTTTTCCACAAGGCTGTTATCATGGCAGGAAATGCGTTCGATCCAACGGCActgtttcaaaatacaaatgaaGATGTCGCTGTCAAGCTAGCATGCTCTATGGGCTACAAAGGAGACCCGgaagataagaaaaaattattatcattctTCAAGAAAGCAAATCCTGTACAATTAATTAATGAACAGAGACAGCTTCTGGTGAAAGATTTTCGACGG GATATTGCCTCCATACTTCCATGCGGAATATTTCTGCCATCTGTTGACCAAGGAGAAAACGCCGTACTGCCTGAATTTCCGAGAAACTTGATCCCTTCCACGCATCGAATTCCAATTCTGATAGGGTACTGTGAGAGAGAATCAGCGCTAGGGTTTGCTA AAGGAACGGTAGGAGaaagcaccaaaaaaaatttcaaaactgcgATTCGTCAAAACGCTTGGGGCTGGGGACGTGACTTGACTGATGATGACATAGAAAAGATAAACGAACAAATCGAATCTTTTTATTTTGACGGAAAGTCGATAAAACAAGcatcattattaaaaatgattgat GTTCAAACTGGTGCCGTGATGTCGGACGTTTATGATGGTTTGATTAATGTGGTTAGCCCCGATGCCCCCGTTTATGtttatgaatttcaatttgaaggcgaaattttaacaataaaaaacgGCTTAATGAATTTCTACGATGAACGATTACCAG GTACTTTTCATGGCGACGACTGCTTCTACTGGAATTGTATGAGCGATCCAAGTGGTAGAACCAAAGAAATAGTAGATACGTTCACCAAAATTGTAACAACGTTCGCCAGAAATGG CGAtcccaattttgaagaattgcaTGTTCATTGGAGGCCTACAAAACCAGATTCGCCTTGTTATTTGAACATAGATAATAAAATAGAAATGATCGACAGTCGTTTGCATGaagaaaaattggtattttgggACAAAATCAAGAAGGAATTCGGAAAATAA
- the LOC135833063 gene encoding esterase E4-like yields MTDRVVVSVKEGKVRGIKRTSEYSGAVYYSFFGVPYGQPPIGSLRFKDPVKAKPWKDIYDATVEKPGCAQFSLKLCRFAGTEDCLFNNIHTPELPTKSTHLRPVIAIIHPGGYLHGSPNEDEFGTTNYFMHRDIVYVGIAHRLHILGFLNLGIKECSGNQSIKDIILSLKWMKENISSFGGDPHNITLMGSSSGATTIHVLMLSEVAKGLFHKVGIMAGNIFDPTAPFQSTNEDVAFKLACSVGYQGNPEDKKKLLSFYKKMNPVQLITVQRRFLVNEFRQDVGQILPSGMFLPTVDQGENAVLPEFPRNLIPSTHRIPILIGYGEREAALGFAKGPVIESTKKNFKTTIRQNAWGWGRDLTDDDLEKIHKKIESFYFDGKTIKQASLLKMIDVQTGAMISDVYDTLINVVSPEAPVYAYKFQFEGEILTIKNGLMNLFDERLPGTFHGDDGCYWNCLSEPSSGRTKEMVDTFTKILTTFARNGDPNFEELPVHWRPTKPDSHCYLNINNKIEMIDSRLHEEKLEFWDKIKKEFGK; encoded by the exons ATGACAGATCGAGTAGTGGTTTCTGTAAAGGAAGGAAAAGTTCGCGGTATCAAAAGGACTTCCGAATACTCAGGAGCGGTATATTATTCGTTTTTTGGAGTACCATATGGGCAGCCACCTATCGGTTCATTGCGATTCAAA GATCCCGTGAAAGCGAAACCTTGGAAAGACATTTACGATGCTACAGTTGAAAAACCAGGCTGTGCACAGTTTTCACTTAAACTATGCCGATTTGCTGGAACAGAAGATTGCTTATTCAATAACATACACACCCCTGAA TTGCCAACAAAATCCACCCATTTGAGACCTGTAATCGCTATTATTCATCCTGGGGGATACCTTCACGGTTCACCTAACGAAGATGAATTTGGAACTACCAACTATTTTATGCATCGTGACATTGTATATGTTGGTATTGCTCATCGATTGCATATTTTAG GTTTCCTGAATTTAGGAATAAAAGAATGTTCTGGAAATCAAAGTATTAAAGATATAATACTGTCGCTGAAATGGATGAAAGAAAATATTAGCTCTTTTGGAGGAGATCCACACAACATTACTTTAATGGGAAGTAGCAGTGGTGCGACAACCATTCATGTTCTGATGTTATCAGAAGTAGCAAAAG GACTTTTTCACAAGGTTGGCATCATGGCAGGAAATATATTCGATCCAACTGCACCCTTTCAAAGTACAAATGAAGATGTCGCTTTCAAGCTAGCATGCTCTGTAGGCTACCAAGGAAATCCGgaagataagaaaaaattattatcattctACAAGAAAATGAATCCAGTGCAATTAATTACTGTACAAAGACGGTTTCTGGTAAACGAATTTCGCCAG GATGTTGGCCAAATACTTCCAAGCGGAATGTTTCTACCAACCGTCGACCAAGGAGAAAACGCAGTACTGCCTGAATTTCCGAGAAACTTGATCCCTTCCACGCACCGAATTCCAATTCTGATAGGGTACGGTGAGAGGGAAGCTGCGCTAGGGTTTGCTA AGGGACCTGTCATagaaagcacaaaaaaaaatttcaaaacgacaATTCGTCAAAACGCTTGGGGTTGGGGACGTGATTTGACTGATGATGACTTAGAAAAGatacacaaaaaaatcgaatctttttattttgatggaaaaacgATCAAACAAGCgtcattattaaaaatgattgat GTTCAAACTGGTGCCATGATATCGGACGTTTACGATACTTTGATTAACGTGGTTAGCCCCGAGGCGCCTGTTTATgcttataaatttcaattcgaagGCGAAATCTTGACCATAAAAAACggtttaatgaatttattcgaCGAACGATTACCAG GTACTTTTCATGGCGACGATGGCTGCTACTGGAATTGTTTGAGCGAACCCTCGAGTGGTAGAACCAAAGAAATGGTAGATACGTTCACTAAAATTTTAACAACGTTCGCCAGAAATGG CGAtcctaattttgaagaattgccGGTTCATTGGAGGCCTACAAAACCGGATTCGCATTGTTATTTGaacataaataataaaatagaaatGATCGACAGTCGTTTGCATGAAGAAAAATTGGAGTTTTGGGATAAAATCAAGAAGGAATTCGGAAAATAA
- the LOC135833059 gene encoding esterase E4-like, producing the protein MSDRVIVSVKEGKVHGIKRYSNYSGAVYYSFFGIPYGQPPINSLRFKDPVKVKPWKNIYDATIEKPGCVQFCLKSYRLTGTEDCLFNNIHTPELPTKSTLLRPVIVFIHPGGFLHGSPKEDDFGSTTFFMHHDIVYVGIAHRLHILGFLNLGINECSGNQGIKDIILSLQWIKENIKSFGGDPENITLLGSSSGAFIVHIMLLSPASKGLFHKAVIMGANLFDPTAPLQDTNSPIAFKLACSLGYKGTLDDEKKLLSFFKKSNPVQLISEQRMLYFNEFRQNNALLLPGGLFVPTVDHGENAILPEPRNLIQSTPRIPLMIGYGERESALGFTRGRIRESTQKNFKTSIRQNPWGWGGKLTDDDIEIINEQVESFYLEGKSTKQASVSTMIDIQTGAMLSDTYDTLINVVASTSDSHVYVYKFLFEGDMTTMKNNFINLFDENLSGIYDLKKTLLTLLQEISSFILGTFHGDDVCYWNCMGDPPTTPKTKEMVEMFTKIITTFARNGDPNFENLEVHWRPTKPDSPCYLSINNKLEMINGRVHEEKLVFWDKIKKQFGRRDDAIASQND; encoded by the exons ATGTCAGACCGAGTAATCGTTTCCGTTAAAGAAGGAAAAGTTCATGGCATCAAAAGATATTCGAATTACTCTGGAGCTGTATACTATTCGTTTTTTGGAATACCATATGGACAGCCGCCAATAAATTCATTGCgattcaaa GATCCAGTGAAAGTGAAACCTTGGAAAAACATTTACGACGCCACGATTGAAAAGCCCGGTTGCGTACAGTTCTGCTTGAAGTCTTATCGATTGACTGGAACGGAAGATTGCTTATTTAACAACATACATACACCAGAA TTACCAACAAAGTCCACTCTCTTGAGACCTGTGATTGTTTTTATTCATCCTGGAGGATTCCTTCACGGCTCACCCAAAGAAGATGATTTCGGATCCACTACTTTTTTTATGCATCACGATATCGTGTATGTTGGTATTGCACATAGATTACATATCTTGG GTTTCCTGAATTTAGGAATAAATGAATGTTCGGGAAATCAAGGTATCAAAGATATAATTCTGTCACTTCAATGGAtcaaagaaaatataaaatcattCGGAGGCGATCCAGAAAACATCACTCTTCTGGGCAGTAGCAGCGGAGCCTTCATCGTCCACATAATGCTCTTGTCACCAGCATCGAAAG GTCTTTTTCACAAAGCTGTCATCATGGGAGCAAATTTGTTCGATCCAACTGCACCCCTTCAAGATACAAATTCACCTATTGCGTTCAAATTAGCATGCTCTTTGGGCTACAAAGGAACTTTGgacgatgagaaaaaattattaagttttttcaagaaatccaATCCTGTGCAATTAATCTCTGAACAAAGAATGCTCTACTTCAATGAATTTCGTCAA AATAACGCTTTATTACTCCCGGGTGGTCTATTTGTACCTACCGTTGACCATGGAGAAAACGCAATACTGCCTGAACCCAGAAACTTGATTCAATCCACACCACGAATTCCCCTCATGATAGGATATGGCGAGAGAGAATCAGCATTGGGATTTACTC GAGGGCGTATCCGGGAAagtacccaaaaaaattttaaaacatcaatTCGTCAAAATCCCTGGGGATGGGGAGGCAAACTGACTGACGATGATATAGAGATAATAAACGAACAAGTGGAATCTTTCTATCTAGAAGGGAAGTCCACAAAACAAGCATCAGTATCGACAATGATTGAT ATTCAAACCGGTGCTATGCTGTCGGATACTTATGATACTTTAATAAATGTAGTCGCGTCTACTTCAGATTCGCACGTTtatgtttataaatttttgttcgaagGTGACATGACGACcatgaaaaacaatttcataAATCTATTCGACGAAAACCTATCAGgtatttatgatttgaaaaaaacattattgaCTCTACTCcaggaaatttcatcttttatacTAGGCACTTTTCATGGAGACGATGTCTGTTACTGGAATTGTATGGGCGATCCACCAACGACTCCTAAAACTAAAGAAATGGTAGAAatgtttaccaaaattatcaccacgTTTGCCAGGAATGG agatccaaattttgaaaatttggaggtTCATTGGAGACCTACAAAACCAGATTCTCCTTGTTATTTGAGTATAAATAATAAGTTGGAAATGATTAACGGTCGTGTGCATGaagaaaaattagtattttgggATAAAATCAAGAAACAATTCGGGAGACGAGACGATGCAATAGCTTCCCAAAATGATTAG
- the LOC135833066 gene encoding esterase E4-like, with product MSDRIVISVKEGKIRGIKRKFEYSGAEYFSFYGVPYGQLPTSSLRFKDPVKVKPWKDIYDATIEKPGCLQFSLMLYRLLGSEDCLFNNIHTPELPTKFSSLKPVIVRIHGGGYFHGSPNEDQSGSIANIMHHDIVYVGIAHRLHILGFANLGIKECSGNQGIKDIILSLHWIKDNIKSFGGDPENITLIGGSSGAVINHILMLSPVTKGLFHKAVIMGSHLFNPTDPYCKDTNEELVFKLACSQGYKGNLKDKKKLLSFLKKLNPLQFVEGQRSYLVKEFRQVKIKKLILMAPPSNPYVMYMYT from the exons ATGTCTGACAGAATCGTGATTTCTGTGAAAGAAGGAAAAATTCGTGGCATTAAaagaaaattcgaatattcTGGTGCAGAATACTTCTCTTTCTATGGAGTACCATATGGACAATTACCTACCAGTTCATTGCGATTTAAG GATCCAGTGAAAGTGAAACCTTGGAAAGATATTTACGATGCTACAATTGAAAAACCAGGCTGCTTACAATTTTCACTAATGCTTTATCGATTGTTAGGATCGGAAGATTGCTTATTTAATAACATCCACACGCCTGAG TTGCCAACAAAATTCAGCTCATTGAAACCTGTAATCGTCCGTATTCATGGCGGAGGATATTTCCATGGTTCACCAAATGAAGATCAATCTGGAAGCATCGCCAACATCATGCATCATGATATAGTTTACGTTGGCATTGCGCATCGATTACATATTCtgg GTTTCGCAAATTTAGGAATAAAAGAATGCTCTGGAAATCAGGGCATCAAAGATATCATACTGTCGCTTCATTGGATCAAGGATAACATAAAATCATTCGGAGGTGATCCTGAGAATATCACTTTAATAGGGGGCAGCAGCGGAGCAGTAATTAATCACATATTAATGTTATCGCCAGTGACTAAAG GCCTGTTTCACAAAGCTGTGATAATGGGATCACACTTGTTCAATCCGACTGATCCATATTGCAAGGACACAAACGAAGAATTGGTTTTCAAATTAGCCTGCTCGCAAGGTTACAAAGGCAAtttaaaagataagaaaaaattactatcgTTTTTGAAGAAGTTAAATCCTTTGCAATTTGTTGAAGGGCAAAGAAGCTACCTCGTAAAAGAATTTCGTCAGgtaaagataaaaaaattaattttaatggcACCTCCCTCAAATCCTTATGTAATGTACATGTATAcctaa